The following proteins are encoded in a genomic region of Triticum dicoccoides isolate Atlit2015 ecotype Zavitan chromosome 1B, WEW_v2.0, whole genome shotgun sequence:
- the LOC119350824 gene encoding BTB/POZ and MATH domain-containing protein 2-like — MSGSSELPSIDGDGGGGMPWQTASATVARPLPISGSHVLKIDGYSRTKSLVSGEGVTSETFAVGRHRWFMRYFPDGHSSDQSGWISIYLHLVHPDSDDDHVDARCKISLLDQDGEPVPSHGADSQTCHTFSSNTGPWGCPWLITRRDLEESVYLKDDVFSVKCEITVPGEIFTEPISMFVAAPPSDMHRHFGRLLSTGDGADVTFEVGGERIAAHRCVLAARSSVFMAELLGPQKKEKAGASCVRITGMEAGVFKTMLHFIYTDSLPDMEEGDAVVMAQRLLVAVNEYKLERLKLLCTQKLCRYMDKDVEPHQPFVSFV, encoded by the coding sequence ATGTCCGGCTCCTCCGAGCTGCCTTCcatcgatggcgatggcggcggcggcatgcCGTGGCAGACCGCTTCGGCAACCGTTGCCCGGCCACTGCCCATCTCCGGCTCGCACGTCCTCAAGATCGACGGCTACTCCCGCACCAAGAGCCTCGTCAGCGGCGAAGGCGTCACGTCCGAGACCTTCGCTGTTGGACGCCATCGCTGGTTCATGAGGTACTTCCCGGACGGCCACTCGTCCGACCAATCTGGTTGGATATCCATCTATCTCCATCTTGTTCACCCCGATAGTGATGACGATCACGTCGATGCCCGGTGCAAGATCAGTTTGCTCGACCAGGACGGGGAGCCGGTGCCGTCGCATGGCGCCGACAGCCAAACATGCCACACCTTCTCGAGCAACACGGGACCATGGGGCTGTCCGTGGCTCATCACAAGGAGGGACCTGGAGGAATCGGTTTACCTCAAGGACGATGTTTTCAGTGTCAAGTGCGAAATCACCGTGCCCGGGGAGATCTTCACGGAGCCCATCTCCATGTTTGTCGCCGCGCCGCCTTCTGACATGCACCGCCATTTTGGCCGGCTCCTCTCCACCGGCGACGGGGCTGATGTCACGTTTGAGGTGGGGGGCGAGAGGATTGCGGCGCACAGGTGCGTGCTCGCCGCTCGGTCATCGGTGTTCATGGCGGAGCTTCTTGGACCgcagaagaaggagaaggccgGTGCTTCTTGTGTGCGCATCACTGGCATGGAAGCTGGAGTGTTTAAGACCATGCTCCATTTCATTTACACAGACTCGCTGCCAGACATGGAGGAGGGTGACGCGGTAGTGATGGCTCAACGTCTGCTTGTAGCGGTGAACGAGTATAAACTTGAGAGGCTAAAGTTGCTTTGCACGCAGAAGCTCTGCAGATACATGGACAAAGACGTTGAGCCTCATCAACCGTTCGTGAGCTTTGTTTGA